The genome window GAGCCAGCAGTTTTTCGGCCTGCTCGATCTGCTTTTTCAGTTGCTCAATGATGTCCACACCGCCGCTGGCGGGAGCGCCGGCGACATTCGCGCCGCGGGTATCGACCTGCAGGGTCTTGTCCTTGTCGTCGGCGTCAGTCGATGTCACTGGACTGACCGCTTTCTCTTCTTCAGTCCCGCGGATGGAGACTTTAGGGGCTGACAACGGATAAGGGTTTACGGTGGTTGCGCTGATGCTGGTCATAGGGACTTCTCCTTGGCTGACCGGTTATCGGCACGCAACACCGTTCCTTGAGGCTGAATCGTTTCAATTCGTGAATTCGAAGCGATCGGCATCCAGGTTCGCCGGGAACCGCGTGCGATACGCCGCCAGGTCCACCGCATTCAAACACACGGTGAACACGCCATCCGCGTCGCCGGCGCTGAGCAAGGTTTCACCCTGGAAATCCAGCACCTGGCTGTCACCGGTGTAGGCGAAGCCCTTGCCGTCGGTGCCAACGCGGTTGACCGCCGCCACGTAGCACAGGTTCTCGATCGCCCGGGCCGGCAGCAGCCGATTCCAGTGCATACGCCGCGCTCCGGGCCAGTTGGCGGTGTACAGCAACAGGTCGGTGTCCTCGGCGTCGCGGCTCCACACCGGAAAGCGCAGGTCGTAGCAAATCAACGGGCGAATCCGCCAGCCCTTGAGTTCGAACAGCACCTGTCGCTCGCCCGGCGTGTAGTGGTTGTGCTCGCCGGCCATGCGAAACAGATGGCGCTTGTCGTAATGCAGCACTTCACCGTCCGGTCGCGCCCACAGCAGGCGATTGCGATGGCTGCCGTCGCCGGCCTGGACGATCACGCTCCCGGTGATGACAGCATCCAGTTTCTTCGCCTGGTCCTTGAGCCAACGGCGGGTGGGGCCGTTTTCCGGCTCCGCCAGGGTCTCGGACTCCATGGAAAAACCCGTGGTGAACATTTCCGGAAGGATGATCAGGTCAGCCCCGCGCGCCTGCTCGAGCAGCGCTTCGAAATGCTCCAGGTTGGCCTCGCGGTCGTGCCAGGCCAGGGTGGTCTGGACCAGGGCAATGTCGAGGTCCGGCAACGCGCTCAAATCACGCATAGTTTTTCCGCCGCTTCGCGCAGCGTCTCCTCGCGTTTGGCAAAACACAGGCGCACCAGGCGCTGGCCTTGGGGTGGGTCCTGGTAGAACACCGAGATCGGAATCGTCGCCACGCCATGCTCGCGGGTCATCCACACCGCCATGTCGACGTCATTGAGGTCCGGGCGAATCAGCGAATAATCCACCAACTGGAAATAAGTGCCGGTCACGCGCTTGAAGCTGAACCGTGACGGGGCCAGCAGATCGCAGAACAGGTCGCGCTTGGCCTGGTAGAAGTCCGGCAGTTCGTCGACGTGCTCCGGATGTTCGGCCATGTAGTCGGCCAGGGCGTACTGCAACGGCGTCACGCCGCAGAAACTGACGTACTGGTGCACCTTGCGCAGCTCTGCCGTCAGGGCCGCTGGGGCCACCACGTAGCCGGTTTTCCAGCCAGTGACGTGGTAGGTCTTGCCGAACGAGCTGACCACGAAGGCGCGGCGGTACAGTTCTTCGTGGGCCAGGACACTGGCGTGGGCGACGCCGTCGAACACCAGGTGTTCGTAGACCTCATCGCTGACCAGGTAGATGTCACGGTCGCGAATCAGCGTCGCCAATTGATCGAGTTCGGCGCGGCTGATCAGGGCGCCGCTGGGGTTGTGCGGCGAGTTGAGGATGATCATGCGCGTGCGCGGGCTCAGGGCTTCGCCGAGCTTCTCGAAGTCGATGGCGAAGTCATCCAGGCCCAATGGCACGTGTATGCAGCGCCCACCGGCCAATAGAACGGAAGGCTCGTAGCTGTCATAGCTAGGGTCGAAAACGATCACTTCGTCACCGCTGTGGACCACCGCCGCGATGGCACAGAAAATCGCCTGGGTCGCGCCAGGGGTCACGGTGACCTCTTGATCGGCATCGACGTTGGCGCCGTAGCTGCGGGCGATCTTCGCCGCGATCTGCTGGCGCAGCGCCGGCAGGCCGGTCATCGGTGAGTACTGGTTATGGCCTTGAGCAATATGCCGGCCAACCGCATCGCGCAGGGCCTGCGGGCCATCGAAATCGGGAAAGCCCTGGGACAGGTTCAGCGCACCCGTCTGCGCGGCGAGCTGGGACATCTGGGTGAAAATCGTGATGCCGACGTTCGGCAACTTGCTGGTGATCATGGAGGGGTCCCTGCTCTGCACCCGGCTCTGGTACGGCGCGGGAGAGCTCGAGGATAGCCCAATCGCCGGGCATGAAAAAGGGTGCCACAAAGGGCACCCTTCTCACACTGAAACAACTCATACCCTGTGGGAGCGAGCTTGCTCGCGATGGCGGTGGATCAGCCTGCATCCCTGTTGATGTACTGCCGCTATCGCGAGCAAGCTCGCTCCCACAGTGGATCTGCGGTGACTATCGATCAACGCTTGTCGCGGCGCTTCTTGTCGGCTTTCTTGTGGTGCGACATCAAGCGGCGCTTCTTGTTGACCTGGCGGTCGGTGAGCGTGTTCTTGTTGCCTTCGTACGGGTTCTCGCCACCCTTGAACTCGATGCGGATCGGCGTGCCGACCAGCTTCAGGACGCGGCGATAGGTGTTTTCCAGGTAACGGACGTACGACTTGGGCACCTTCTCGATCTGGTTACCGTGGATCACGATAATCGGCGGGTTGGCACCACCCAAGTGGGCATAGCGCAGCTTGATCCGACGGTTGTTGACCATCGGTGGCGCGTGCTCGCCTACCGCATCTTCGAGGATCTGGGTCAGGCGGTTGGTTGGCCAGCGGGTGACCGCCGACTTGAACGAGTTCTGCACCGAAGCGTAGAGGTTGCCCACGCCCGTGCCGTGCAAGGCCGAGATGAAGTGGATGTCGGCGAAGTCGACGAAGAACAGCCGGCGCTGCAATTCGACCTTGACGAAATCCCGCTCGCTCGGCGTCATGCCGTCCCACTTGTTGATCGCGATGACCAGCGCACGCCCGGCTTCCAGGGCGAAGCCCAGCAGGTTCAGGTCGTGATCGACCACGCCTTCGCGGGCGTCCATCACGAAGATCACCACGTTGGCGTCTTTGATCGCCTGCAAGGTCTTGACCACGGAGAACTTTTCAACTTCTTCGTGGATCTTGCCGCGCTTGCGCACACCAGCGGTGTCGATCAGCGTGTACTTCTCTTCGTTACGTTCGAAGGGAATGTAGATGCTGTCACGGGTGGTGCCAGGCTGGTCGTAGACGATGACCCGGTCTTCACCGAGCATGCGGTTGACCAGCGTCGACTTGCCCACGTTGGGACGGCCGATGATCGCGATCTTGATCCCGTCTTTTTCGCTCGGGCCCGGAATGCGCTTGGCTTCCTCGCCCTCGGCAACGATCTCTTCCTCGCCCTCTTCCGGCTCTTCCGCGTCGTCCTTGGGGAAACTCTCCAGGGCGATTTCCAGCATCTGGGTGATGCCACGACCGTGGGCGCCGGCGATCGGGATCGCCTGGCCCATGCCCAACGGTGCGAACTCGGCGCGGGCCATGTCCGGGTCGATGTTGTCGACCTTGTTGGCGACCACGTAGGAACGCTTGTTACGCTTGCGCAAATGCTCGGCGATCATCTGGTCGGCGGCGGTAAAACCAGCCTTGGCGTCTACCAGGAACAGCACCACATCGGCTTCTTCAATGGCGAGCAGCGACTGCTCGGCCATTTTTTCGTCCATGCCGTGTTCATCACCGGAGATGCCGCCGGTGTCGACCAGAATATAGGTACGCCCTTGCCACTTGGCCTCACCGTATTGGCGATCACGGGTCAGACCGGACAAGTCGCCGACAATGGCGTCGCGAGTCCTGGTCAGGCGGTTGAACAAGGTGGACTTGCCGACGTTCGGTCGGCCCACCAGGGCGATTACGGGAACCATGCGGCTCTCCACTTCGTTATTTCAGAAAATACAAAAGCCGCTGCGAGGCAGCGGCTGGTGCTCGGAGGCAGTCCTGTAGGAGCGGGCTTGCTCGCGAAAGCGGTGTGTCAGTTAACAAATTTTCTTCTGATACACCGTATTCGCGAGCAAGCCCGCTCCCACAAAGGACGGGCCGCTTGAGATCTAGCCCCAAGCATAGTCTTACTTGATGGTCAGGGCTTCCAGTTTGCCGCTGTTGCCATACACATAGATCATGTTGCCCACCACCAGCGGACGGGCACGCAGGCCGTCGCTGTCGATGCGCTCACGGCCGACGAAACGACCGTCCACCTGGCTGAGCAGGTGCAGGTAACCTTCCAGGTCACCCACTGCGACGTAGCTGGAGAACACTTCCGGGGCCGACAGCTGACGACGGGCCAGGGAGTCGTTGCTCCACAAGGCGGTGGTGGAACGCTCGTCAACGCCTTCGACGGTGCCCGAGGACAGGCTCACGTAGACGCTGCCAAAGCCCTGGGCGACACCGGCGTAGCTGGACGCATCGCGCTGCCACAACGGACGACCGCTTTCCAGGTCCAGTGCCGCCACGCGGCCCTGGTAGCTGGCGACGTACAACGTACCGCCGGACAGCAGCAAGCCGCCGTCGATGTCGACCACACGCTCCAGTTCCGAACGACCTTGTGGGATCGCCACGCGCTGTTCCCAGACCGGCACGCCGTTGGAAACATCCAGGGCCACCACTTTACCGGTCGACAAGCCAGCCACCGCCAGGCGGTTGGTGACGATCGGCGCGCTGGTGCCGCGCAGGGTCAGTACCGCCGGGGTGCTGTCATACAACCAGCGCTGGTTGCCGGTGGCGGCATCCAGGCCGATCAGGCGGTCGTCCTGGGTCTGGATCACCACCACGTCACCGTTGGTGGCTGGCGGTGCGAGCACTTCGCTGGTCACGCGGGCGCGCCATTTCTCTTCACCGCTGCTCGCGTCCAGGGCGACGATCTCGCCCTTGAGCGTGCCGATCATGACCAGGCCGTAACCCACGCCAACGGCACCGGAAACGGGCAGTTCAAGATCTTTCTCCCATTTGACGTCGCCATTGCTGCGGTCCATGGCCATGACCACGCCCGTGACGTCGCCGGCATAGATGGTGTCGCCATCGATGGCCGGCACCAGCATGTTGTAGGTTTCACCCTGGCCATCGCCGATGGAGCGGCTCCACTGCTTCTGCAGCACGACTTCTTCTTTGAAGTCGGTCAGTTCGGCTGGCGGCAGTTCTTTCTTGCTGTTGCTGCTGCAACCCGCGGCCAGAATGGCCAGGGCCAGCAATGCTGCATGTTTCCACTGGATCACGTCACGCATCCCCTTTGGCCAGGTCGTCCAGCTTGATTTGCAGGCCACCGACTGCGGCTTCATCCGACAGCGCAGCCTTGGCTTTTTGGTAGGCCGCATGGGCCTCATCGGCACGGCCCAGCTGTACCAGCAGGTCGCCCTTGAGTTCTTCGCGGGTCGCCAGGAACGCCTTGTCGGCATCGCCGTCGAGCAGCTTCAAGGCGTCTTCGGCCTTGTTCTGGGCCGCCAGCACCTGCGCCAGGCGCTGACGCGCCACTTCGCCCAGGGTCGGGTTGGCCGGTTTGTCGACGATACCTTTGAGCTCGGTGGCCGCGTCGTCCAACTTGCCGCTGTCCACCGCCACCTTGGCCACGAACAGGCGACCGTACTGCGCGTAGGCAGTGCCGCCGAACTCCTTGTCCAGCTTGCCGGCCAGGTCCGCCACGCGGGCCGCGTCAGGCTTGCCATCCGGGGTCAGGGTGGTTTCCAG of Pseudomonas fluorescens contains these proteins:
- a CDS encoding amidohydrolase: MRDLSALPDLDIALVQTTLAWHDREANLEHFEALLEQARGADLIILPEMFTTGFSMESETLAEPENGPTRRWLKDQAKKLDAVITGSVIVQAGDGSHRNRLLWARPDGEVLHYDKRHLFRMAGEHNHYTPGERQVLFELKGWRIRPLICYDLRFPVWSRDAEDTDLLLYTANWPGARRMHWNRLLPARAIENLCYVAAVNRVGTDGKGFAYTGDSQVLDFQGETLLSAGDADGVFTVCLNAVDLAAYRTRFPANLDADRFEFTN
- a CDS encoding pyridoxal phosphate-dependent aminotransferase, producing MITSKLPNVGITIFTQMSQLAAQTGALNLSQGFPDFDGPQALRDAVGRHIAQGHNQYSPMTGLPALRQQIAAKIARSYGANVDADQEVTVTPGATQAIFCAIAAVVHSGDEVIVFDPSYDSYEPSVLLAGGRCIHVPLGLDDFAIDFEKLGEALSPRTRMIILNSPHNPSGALISRAELDQLATLIRDRDIYLVSDEVYEHLVFDGVAHASVLAHEELYRRAFVVSSFGKTYHVTGWKTGYVVAPAALTAELRKVHQYVSFCGVTPLQYALADYMAEHPEHVDELPDFYQAKRDLFCDLLAPSRFSFKRVTGTYFQLVDYSLIRPDLNDVDMAVWMTREHGVATIPISVFYQDPPQGQRLVRLCFAKREETLREAAEKLCVI
- the der gene encoding ribosome biogenesis GTPase Der, with amino-acid sequence MVPVIALVGRPNVGKSTLFNRLTRTRDAIVGDLSGLTRDRQYGEAKWQGRTYILVDTGGISGDEHGMDEKMAEQSLLAIEEADVVLFLVDAKAGFTAADQMIAEHLRKRNKRSYVVANKVDNIDPDMARAEFAPLGMGQAIPIAGAHGRGITQMLEIALESFPKDDAEEPEEGEEEIVAEGEEAKRIPGPSEKDGIKIAIIGRPNVGKSTLVNRMLGEDRVIVYDQPGTTRDSIYIPFERNEEKYTLIDTAGVRKRGKIHEEVEKFSVVKTLQAIKDANVVIFVMDAREGVVDHDLNLLGFALEAGRALVIAINKWDGMTPSERDFVKVELQRRLFFVDFADIHFISALHGTGVGNLYASVQNSFKSAVTRWPTNRLTQILEDAVGEHAPPMVNNRRIKLRYAHLGGANPPIIVIHGNQIEKVPKSYVRYLENTYRRVLKLVGTPIRIEFKGGENPYEGNKNTLTDRQVNKKRRLMSHHKKADKKRRDKR
- the bamB gene encoding outer membrane protein assembly factor BamB, which translates into the protein MRDVIQWKHAALLALAILAAGCSSNSKKELPPAELTDFKEEVVLQKQWSRSIGDGQGETYNMLVPAIDGDTIYAGDVTGVVMAMDRSNGDVKWEKDLELPVSGAVGVGYGLVMIGTLKGEIVALDASSGEEKWRARVTSEVLAPPATNGDVVVIQTQDDRLIGLDAATGNQRWLYDSTPAVLTLRGTSAPIVTNRLAVAGLSTGKVVALDVSNGVPVWEQRVAIPQGRSELERVVDIDGGLLLSGGTLYVASYQGRVAALDLESGRPLWQRDASSYAGVAQGFGSVYVSLSSGTVEGVDERSTTALWSNDSLARRQLSAPEVFSSYVAVGDLEGYLHLLSQVDGRFVGRERIDSDGLRARPLVVGNMIYVYGNSGKLEALTIK
- a CDS encoding YfgM family protein — protein: MSSTEDEQLADLKDWWTRNGKPLVTGGLLALVIVFGWQAYQKYQSNQSQGASVLYQQLLETTLTPDGKPDAARVADLAGKLDKEFGGTAYAQYGRLFVAKVAVDSGKLDDAATELKGIVDKPANPTLGEVARQRLAQVLAAQNKAEDALKLLDGDADKAFLATREELKGDLLVQLGRADEAHAAYQKAKAALSDEAAVGGLQIKLDDLAKGDA